In bacterium, the DNA window GCCGTCTGAATAAGACAATTTCCTGTTTTTCATTCTGCCCGGCATCTCCGATCAGGAATCTTTCATAAGAATACTTAAAATGCCCTTCTGGACGTGAAGCCTGTTTTCCGCCTGATCGAAAACTATCGAATTAGGACTGTCTATGACTTCGTCGGTTACTTCCTCGCCCCTGTGGGCAGGCAGGCAATGCATAAAAAAAGCCGTTTTTTTAGCGCGGGAAAAAAGTTTTTTATTCACCTGGAACGGCTTAAAAATTTTCATCCTTTTGGATTGTTCGCTTTCTTTTCCCATGCTTACCCATACATCCGTATAAACGACATCGGCATTTTTAACCGCCTCATAAGGGTTTGTCCCTATTTCTATTTTGGCGCCGCTTGTTTTTGCCAGAATTTCGGCCGATGTAAGAATTTTTTTACTGCAGAAATACCCATCCGGAGAGGCAATGCTTAAATCAAAGCCCAGTAACCCGGAAGCCTGAACAAGCGAATTCACAACATTATTGCCGTCGCCTACATATGCCACTTTTATACCTTTAAAATCCGGGGCGGCTGGATTAAGAGAAAATTTTTCAATAATCGTAAAAACATCCGTCAAAATCTGGCAGGGATGAAGCAAATCCGTAAGGCCGTTTATAACGGGCACTTCGGAATATTCGGCAAGCTCCTCGACTTTTTTGTGCGAGAAAGTCCTGACCATAATTCCGTTAACCCACCGCGAAAAATTTTTCGCGGCGTCGTAAATGCTTTCCCTTACTCCCAATTTAACCGTAGACGGGTCAAGGTTAATCGCAATTCCGCCCAACTGAAACATCCCCACCTCAAAAGTAACCCTTGTCCTGAGGGAAGGCTTCTCAAAAAGCATAATAAGCGTTTTACCTTTGAGAATGTCAACCGGGTTCTTTTCCTTGAGCTTCTTTTTCAGTTTTGCGGAAGCGGAAAATATCTCCAGGACATCATCCTTTGATAAATCCGCTAAATCAATTAAATCCTTTTTTGTCATATCCATCCCCTACTTAATGAAACAGTTATTATCCGTAAAAAAGTTTTTAATGTCAAGATTTGACTTATTCTTTTATTTGCAACTTGACAAATACAAGATTTGCGGTTATATTATGGAATAAGTTTATTTCATAAAGAAACTAAGTGTTTATAAGCTTTTATTTTTAGCCTTATATTGTTTCATAATGAAACTAAGTTAACCGTATGAAAGGAGGAAGGATGAAAAGAAGTTTATTTGTAATGGCGGTATTTACTGCGTCTGTATTGCTCTCATCGAACGCTCCCGCTCTGCTTGAGAATTTCGACGATGGAGTAGCCGACGGATGGACGCCTGAAAGCGGAACAACATGGATTGCTGAAGACGGAATCTACAAAAACAACGCGGGCGAAGGTTACTGGCAAAAATCAACCGTCGGATGGGACTTCCAGGGCGGAAATATTTCGGCTGATTTCAGTAAAGGCTATTATGCCGCCGAATCAGGCATAGGGATACTTTTCGGAGGAGATTATACAAGTTCGATGTTTGCCGCAGGATTATGGAAAGACGCCAGCGGCTGGATTATAGGCGTTAACGAGTATTCATGGGACGGAAGCCGTTGGCAAAACGTCGACGGATGGAACAACCAGGGGATAGCCGCTCTTAGCGCGGGAACACAATATACACTGTCTCTGGATGTCAGTGGCAGCGCCGCGACTCTTACACTCGGTTCTGATTCTGTCTCCAAGACTCTCTCAGGAATACCTTCCGGAAATATCGGGCTTTATAACAGCGTAAGCTGGGGCGAGTTCGATAATTTCAGCGCTGATGTAGTTCCGGAACCTTCAAGCATAGTCCTTTTGGGTATAGGACTGGCTGGAATAATAGGTTTTGCCTTTAAAAACAGGAAATAAAAAAAACCCATGGGAGGGCA includes these proteins:
- the argF gene encoding ornithine carbamoyltransferase, producing MDMTKKDLIDLADLSKDDVLEIFSASAKLKKKLKEKNPVDILKGKTLIMLFEKPSLRTRVTFEVGMFQLGGIAINLDPSTVKLGVRESIYDAAKNFSRWVNGIMVRTFSHKKVEELAEYSEVPVINGLTDLLHPCQILTDVFTIIEKFSLNPAAPDFKGIKVAYVGDGNNVVNSLVQASGLLGFDLSIASPDGYFCSKKILTSAEILAKTSGAKIEIGTNPYEAVKNADVVYTDVWVSMGKESEQSKRMKIFKPFQVNKKLFSRAKKTAFFMHCLPAHRGEEVTDEVIDSPNSIVFDQAENRLHVQKGILSILMKDS
- a CDS encoding PEP-CTERM sorting domain-containing protein encodes the protein MKRSLFVMAVFTASVLLSSNAPALLENFDDGVADGWTPESGTTWIAEDGIYKNNAGEGYWQKSTVGWDFQGGNISADFSKGYYAAESGIGILFGGDYTSSMFAAGLWKDASGWIIGVNEYSWDGSRWQNVDGWNNQGIAALSAGTQYTLSLDVSGSAATLTLGSDSVSKTLSGIPSGNIGLYNSVSWGEFDNFSADVVPEPSSIVLLGIGLAGIIGFAFKNRK